In Desulfomicrobium escambiense DSM 10707, the DNA window AGGCCAGCAGGCCGCCCATGTTGGCCGCTGCCAGGGTGAACTTGCGCGGCTCGTCGGCCTGCCAGTCCTCGGTCGAGGCGCCGCAGGTTTCGCAGGCCACGTCCGTGGGGAGGTCGTAGCGGAGGTCCCAGTGTTTGACCAGAAGGTCATAGTCGGCCATGGGCTCGACCAAGGGTTTCTCCGCAGGGCAAAGCTTGTCGAGGACGGCGAGGACATGCTTGCCGACATGCTGCCACATCTCCTCTTCCAGAAAGACGCCCTGGGACTGCCCCTTGGCGTCGACGACATATCTGATGGCCGTTTCCTTGTTCACATGGGCTCCTGAGGTTGAAGTTACGAACAGCTTTTCTCTAAATACGAAACGCCCGGGGTCAACGACCCTGGCGCAAACATCCGCGGGTGGATTATGACTCTCAAGAAACGCGGGCTCGGACGCGGGCTTGATGTACTCATCAAGAGCCGCAATGTCGAACCCGAACATGAAGCCGAAATCGTGAATCTGAACATGGAGGCCCTGAGCCCCAACGTTCACCAGCCCCGCCACCACTTCGACCAAGCGGCGCTCGAGGAGCTAGCAGCGTCCATCAAGGCCCAGGGCCTCATCCAGCCCATACTGGTGCGGCCTCTGGCCGAAGGCGGGAGATACGAGATCGTGGCCGGAGAGCGCCGCTGGCGCGCCTGCCAGATGGCCGGCCTCAGGAGCATCGACTGCATCGTCCGCACCATGGACGACTACGAGAGCATGGCCATAGCGCTCATCGAGAACCTCCAGCGCGAGGATCTCAACCCCATGGAGGAAGCCCGGGCCCTGGGACAGATCAAGGAGCATTTCGAGATCACCCAGGAGGAGTTGGCGGACAAGGTCGGCAAGAGCCGCCCTGCCGTGACCAACAGCCTGCGCCTCCTGCGTCTGCCGCAGACCGTGCAGACCATGCTGGAGGACGCGACGCTGTCGGCCGGACACGCCCGCGCCCTCCTCGGTCTGACCGAGGAAAAGGACATGGAGGACGTGGCCGCCATCATCGTCGCCAAGGGGCTCAACGTCCGGGCGACGGAAGAGATGATCAAGAAGTTCAAGCAAAAGAAAGGTCGGGGCGCCAACGCTGGAACACGCAGAAAACCGGTTGCCGAGGATATAGCCAAGGTCCTGTCGGGGCTGAACAAACGTTTCTCCATCAAGCATTCCGGGTCATTAAAGAAAGGCAAGATCATCCTGTCCTATGCCAGCAGCGAGGAGCGAGAACGGATCGCCGCCTTGCTCGAACGCATGGCCGAGGAGGAACACGCATGAACCTGGCCTTCAACGCGTCCCGCATGATCGGCTCCCGCGTGCTGATCATCGGCGACATCATGCTCGACCAGTACCAGAAAGGGGTTGTCGAACGCATCTCGCCCGAAGCGCCAGTGCCCATCGTCAAAGTCACGGACCAGAGCTTCAAGATCGGTGGCGCGGGCAACGTGGCGCAGAACGTCGCCACCCTGGGCGGCAAGCCGACCCTCATCAGCCTGTGCGGCGAGGACGCCTACGGCCGGAATCTGAGCGAAATCTGCACGGAACTCGGGGTGGAATGCCGCCTGATCACGTCTCAGTTCCGAGAGACGACCCTCAAGACGCGCATCATCGCCGCCCACCAACAGATGCTGCGTGTGGACCGGGAAACGGACAGGCCCCTGGACAGCCTCGAATTTTCGAAACTGACCGAGGCCGTGGACGCCAGGATCGACGAATTCGATACCGTCATTCTCTCAGACTACGGCAAGGGCGTCATCTCGGAAAAATTTCTGAACTGGTTCCACGGGCGAAAGAAACCGGGACAGAAAGTCATTCTCGACCCCAAGACATGCAACTTCCCGCACTACTCCGGTCTGTACAGCATGACGCCCAACACCAAGGAAGCGTCGGAAGGGGCCGAAATGCCCATCACGTCCCGCGAAGATATCATCGAGGCCGGGAAAAAAATCATCCGTGAACGACGCCTGCAGACCCTGGTCATCACCCTTGGCGCAGACGGCATGGCCGTGTTCCTGCCCGGAGCGGGCGTCTTCCACCTGCCGACCATGGCCAAGAAGGTCTTCGACGTGACGGGTGCCGGCGACACGGTCATCGCCGCCATCGCCCTGGGGCTCAGCTCCGGTCTCGATCTGCTGAGCGCAAGCATCCTGGCCAACTGCGCCGCAGGGTTGGTCGTGGGACAGGTGGGGGCCGTAGGCGTGAGCCAGGAGGAGCTGACCGAGGCACTCGGCGCCTGGACTTCGGTCCACCACGAAAAATGGTGCGACCTCGCGGCCGCACCACCATCGGAATAAAAACCATCCGGGGGGTTACAGGCTGCACGCTCCGCCGCAGCATGGCCCCCCCAGGCCCGTGTAGGCAGTCAGTATCCTTCGCTCCTTGAGCAGACGTTCCTCGCCGAAAGGAGGACATGGGTGCTCCCCGGCCAAGGGCGCTAAATCCCACCACAAGGGTATGGCGTGAAAACCCGAGGCAATGGCGTCGCCAGTTCTGGACTCGACGAGAACAAGTTCCATGGAATCCGTCACGGCGACAAGAGGAAACGGGGCAGGAAGATGGATGCGGGCCGCAGCCACGCTTTCGCGAACGAAGGTGCCGACCTCGCCAGGACAGAAGAAAAGGGCCAGCAAAGGCTCTCCGGCGGGACCGAAAACCGCGAGGTCGACAACAGCCGACTGTCTCTCGCCGCCGACTTCGTAAACAAGCTCATATTTGGGCAGGACACTCTCACGCGGGTATTTCCTGTCTTCGACCAGCATGCGCGCCAAGGCCTGACGCAGGTCCTCGTAGGTCGTGTCCATGATTTCCCTGCCCGTGAGGTAGTCCGTGATGACACGGTTCAGGCTGACTTCATGCATGAGTACCTCCGGTGTTTCATGTCACAACATAAGCCTTACGGCTCGACACGCAAGCCATCGCGGCGGGTACGCGTTGACCCGTTGCCAAGCGTGGGGTAGTAACGCCGCAAACCTCTGGAAGGTAGTCATGCAGGACCTGTTCTTCCTCAAATGCGTCGACCACATCCACGGCGGCCTGGCCAACGGGCTGACGCGTTTTTCTGGTCCGAGCCGGGCGGCGATCGTGTATGCCATGCGCAAGGACGGTCCTGTGCACGTCTACGATCCGCACGACCTGCTGCGGGGCCACGAGCCGCGGCTGCGGGAGCTGTATCTCAAGGACGGGTTCTGGAAGCAGTGCACGAGAGCCGAGACGCGTGAGGAAGCAGTGCACTGCAGGAGCCTCGACCTGACCGGTCTGGTCTCCTACGGCGGCAACTACCGCAACATTTTCCACCAGATGTGGTTCACGGAGCAGCACCCGGACATGTGCTCGACCGGGCCCACGCAGTGCTGGCTGGAATACGCCTGCAGACTGCTGTCCCAGGACCTCGGCACGCGCAGCATCCTGGACCTGGAGACATCAAGCTACGTCCTGCAGGACTTCGCCACACACGCCGTGCGCGACCACCTCGTCGACATCCGCAACCTGAGCGTCGGTC includes these proteins:
- a CDS encoding ParB/RepB/Spo0J family partition protein, with translation MTLKKRGLGRGLDVLIKSRNVEPEHEAEIVNLNMEALSPNVHQPRHHFDQAALEELAASIKAQGLIQPILVRPLAEGGRYEIVAGERRWRACQMAGLRSIDCIVRTMDDYESMAIALIENLQREDLNPMEEARALGQIKEHFEITQEELADKVGKSRPAVTNSLRLLRLPQTVQTMLEDATLSAGHARALLGLTEEKDMEDVAAIIVAKGLNVRATEEMIKKFKQKKGRGANAGTRRKPVAEDIAKVLSGLNKRFSIKHSGSLKKGKIILSYASSEERERIAALLERMAEEEHA
- a CDS encoding bifunctional heptose 7-phosphate kinase/heptose 1-phosphate adenyltransferase; amino-acid sequence: MNLAFNASRMIGSRVLIIGDIMLDQYQKGVVERISPEAPVPIVKVTDQSFKIGGAGNVAQNVATLGGKPTLISLCGEDAYGRNLSEICTELGVECRLITSQFRETTLKTRIIAAHQQMLRVDRETDRPLDSLEFSKLTEAVDARIDEFDTVILSDYGKGVISEKFLNWFHGRKKPGQKVILDPKTCNFPHYSGLYSMTPNTKEASEGAEMPITSREDIIEAGKKIIRERRLQTLVITLGADGMAVFLPGAGVFHLPTMAKKVFDVTGAGDTVIAAIALGLSSGLDLLSASILANCAAGLVVGQVGAVGVSQEELTEALGAWTSVHHEKWCDLAAAPPSE
- a CDS encoding type I restriction enzyme HsdR N-terminal domain-containing protein; this translates as MHEVSLNRVITDYLTGREIMDTTYEDLRQALARMLVEDRKYPRESVLPKYELVYEVGGERQSAVVDLAVFGPAGEPLLALFFCPGEVGTFVRESVAAARIHLPAPFPLVAVTDSMELVLVESRTGDAIASGFHAIPLWWDLAPLAGEHPCPPFGEERLLKERRILTAYTGLGGPCCGGACSL